Proteins found in one Corynebacterium freneyi genomic segment:
- a CDS encoding TIGR02391 family protein yields MAELDPEWAINEIDAFLQVTAKVVPDMGPGIAYLGTVMSGSPTEAAARAHVVEMILDRVLPGWRQELPVQDKEYSWLRGQAARAKTALERRSELAEKLGENTPDLDAASLHPWAWENGKGYWNHGHYHQAVMQAAIRVNAETQAKLNRLDVSETALFNEAFSLHDPKRNVPRLRLMENDGSKTFENLHRGARAFAEGLYAAIRNPGMHVPHDGGEEQVALEQLAAFSLLARWVDKATVLEG; encoded by the coding sequence ATGGCCGAGCTGGACCCCGAGTGGGCGATCAATGAGATAGACGCGTTCCTGCAAGTCACAGCGAAGGTAGTCCCCGACATGGGCCCGGGCATCGCCTACCTTGGAACCGTTATGAGTGGATCGCCGACTGAGGCTGCGGCACGCGCCCATGTCGTTGAAATGATTCTTGACCGAGTGCTTCCCGGGTGGAGACAAGAACTCCCGGTCCAGGACAAGGAGTATAGCTGGCTGAGGGGTCAAGCGGCCCGGGCCAAGACAGCGCTTGAACGTCGGTCTGAACTCGCTGAAAAGCTCGGAGAGAACACGCCAGACTTAGACGCAGCCAGTCTGCATCCGTGGGCGTGGGAAAATGGCAAGGGTTACTGGAATCACGGGCACTACCATCAAGCAGTGATGCAGGCTGCCATCCGCGTCAATGCAGAGACCCAAGCGAAACTGAACCGCCTAGACGTATCTGAAACAGCACTTTTCAACGAGGCGTTTTCACTCCACGATCCGAAGCGTAATGTGCCGCGCCTTCGGCTTATGGAAAATGATGGCAGTAAGACGTTTGAGAACCTGCATCGGGGTGCCCGCGCCTTTGCAGAGGGCTTGTACGCGGCTATCCGCAATCCCGGGATGCATGTTCCACACGACGGTGGTGAGGAGCAAGTCGCGTTGGAGCAGCTCGCGGCTTTCAGTCTATTGGCTCGCTGGGTTGATAAGGCTACCGTCCTGGAGGGGTGA
- a CDS encoding glycoside hydrolase family 13 protein translates to MNQRRREVFDLPDWWRQAVVYQIYPRSFADANADGIGDLAGITSRVDYLRDLGIDAVWLSPFYPSALADGGYDVDDYRDVDPKIGTLDEFDEMVAALHAAHIKVVVDIVPNHSSNRHEWFRAALNSPRGSNERSRYIFRDGKGENGELPPNEWQSIFGGGAWERITEPDGSPGQWYLHLFAKEQPDFNWDHPDVHEDFLETLRFWSDRGVDGFRVDVAHGLKKNLDPAFDALADVLGGRELFVDGQHPVWDRDEVHEIYKEWRDVFNEYEPPRTAVAEAWVAPHRQARYASPEGLGQTFNFDLLQADFRADEFHEIISRNLAAAEAIGGSTTWVLSNHDVVRHASRYGLPGGQESKGAPGAGAPAGTGNDGKQWLFDGGDPAQVDHAQGFRRARAATMFLLGLPGSAYLYQGEELGLPEVGQIPDEDRQDPAFFRNRDVEVGRDGCRVPLPWSSRGRSFGFGDDGSHLPQPDWFGDYAVEVQDEDPASTLNLYRRALELRAELQGDETLEWEDVTDSSLTFRRPGGWRVVLNFGTEPIPLPSGEVLLSSSELGDGGLLPGETCAWLR, encoded by the coding sequence ATGAACCAGCGACGGCGCGAAGTTTTCGACCTCCCCGACTGGTGGCGCCAAGCCGTCGTCTACCAGATCTATCCCCGCAGTTTCGCCGACGCCAACGCCGACGGGATCGGAGATCTGGCCGGCATCACGTCGCGGGTGGACTATCTGCGGGACCTTGGCATCGACGCCGTGTGGTTGAGCCCGTTCTACCCCTCCGCGCTGGCCGACGGCGGCTACGACGTCGACGACTACCGGGACGTCGACCCGAAGATCGGCACCCTGGACGAGTTCGACGAGATGGTGGCCGCGCTGCATGCGGCGCACATCAAGGTGGTGGTCGACATCGTCCCCAACCATTCGTCGAACCGCCATGAATGGTTCCGCGCCGCCCTGAACTCGCCGAGGGGTTCGAACGAGCGGTCCCGCTACATTTTCCGCGACGGCAAGGGGGAAAACGGCGAGCTGCCGCCCAACGAATGGCAGTCGATCTTCGGTGGCGGCGCATGGGAGCGGATCACCGAACCCGACGGCAGCCCCGGCCAGTGGTACCTCCATCTGTTCGCCAAGGAGCAGCCGGACTTCAACTGGGATCACCCGGACGTGCACGAGGATTTCCTTGAGACCCTTCGGTTCTGGAGCGACCGGGGCGTCGACGGCTTCCGCGTCGACGTGGCGCACGGGTTGAAGAAGAACCTGGACCCGGCCTTCGATGCCCTGGCGGATGTGCTGGGCGGGCGGGAGCTGTTCGTCGACGGGCAACATCCCGTGTGGGACCGCGACGAAGTCCACGAGATCTACAAGGAGTGGCGCGACGTCTTCAATGAGTACGAGCCGCCCCGCACCGCGGTCGCCGAAGCGTGGGTCGCGCCGCACCGGCAGGCACGCTACGCATCCCCCGAGGGCCTCGGCCAGACCTTCAACTTCGACCTGCTGCAGGCGGACTTCCGCGCCGACGAGTTCCACGAGATCATCTCGCGCAACCTCGCGGCGGCCGAAGCCATCGGCGGTTCCACCACGTGGGTGCTTTCCAACCATGACGTGGTGCGCCACGCCTCCCGTTACGGGCTGCCCGGCGGCCAGGAGAGCAAGGGCGCTCCGGGAGCGGGGGCGCCCGCCGGCACCGGCAATGACGGAAAGCAGTGGCTTTTCGACGGCGGGGATCCCGCACAGGTCGATCATGCCCAAGGGTTCCGACGCGCTCGTGCGGCGACGATGTTTCTTCTCGGGCTGCCCGGCTCGGCCTACCTGTATCAGGGCGAGGAGCTGGGCCTGCCGGAGGTGGGTCAGATTCCCGACGAGGATCGTCAGGATCCGGCGTTCTTCCGCAACCGGGATGTCGAGGTCGGCCGTGATGGTTGCCGCGTTCCGCTGCCGTGGAGCAGCCGGGGCCGGTCGTTCGGATTCGGCGACGACGGCTCTCACTTGCCGCAGCCGGACTGGTTCGGCGACTACGCCGTCGAGGTTCAGGATGAAGACCCCGCCTCCACCTTGAACCTCTACCGACGAGCCCTCGAACTGCGCGCTGAGCTGCAGGGCGATGAAACGCTCGAGTGGGAGGACGTCACGGACTCGTCTCTGACGTTCCGCCGGCCGGGTGGATGGCGGGTGGTGCTGAACTTCGGCACCGAACCCATCCCGCTGCCCTCCGGGGAGGTGCTGCTGAGCAGCTCGGAACTTGGCGACGGCGGCCTGCTGCCCGGCGAGACCTGCGCCTGGCTGCGCTGA
- a CDS encoding HEPN domain-containing protein — translation MAEQSSDPWVFVGDSWRSAVLELVRLRIEGDSDGRYGFNTASVGGVESLYKSILGFCPLREIKWQKKTNAAVRKQVSELVIIRGEIVHRGSTPDALNLGLVRNWADFVRRLIEKFDEYMVEFRFNV, via the coding sequence GTGGCTGAGCAAAGTAGTGATCCGTGGGTGTTCGTGGGCGACTCGTGGCGATCGGCTGTACTTGAACTTGTTCGATTGCGAATCGAAGGAGATTCGGACGGCCGTTACGGATTCAACACAGCTAGCGTTGGCGGTGTCGAAAGCCTGTACAAAAGTATCCTCGGTTTCTGCCCGCTGCGGGAAATCAAATGGCAGAAGAAAACCAACGCGGCGGTGCGGAAACAGGTTTCCGAGCTGGTCATAATACGAGGTGAAATTGTGCATCGAGGTTCAACGCCCGATGCGCTTAACCTTGGTCTAGTCCGTAATTGGGCTGATTTTGTTCGGCGACTGATTGAAAAATTCGATGAGTACATGGTTGAATTTAGGTTCAATGTGTAG
- a CDS encoding VOC family protein, which translates to MSDPNFTIRQITFDCHDPSKLAKFWSAATGCEIAADYGDFVMVDSTPALGFQRVEEPTPGKNRMHVDVGGAERETLVERLKGLGAAELDTHEAPGLVWTIMQDPEGNEFCVGSPKA; encoded by the coding sequence ATGAGCGATCCCAACTTCACGATCCGCCAGATCACCTTCGACTGCCACGATCCCTCAAAGCTCGCCAAGTTTTGGTCCGCCGCAACCGGCTGCGAAATCGCCGCGGATTACGGCGATTTCGTGATGGTTGATTCCACCCCGGCGCTGGGATTTCAGCGCGTTGAGGAACCGACACCTGGGAAAAACCGCATGCACGTCGACGTTGGCGGGGCGGAGCGCGAAACCTTAGTAGAGCGTCTCAAAGGCTTGGGCGCTGCCGAACTAGACACCCACGAAGCACCGGGATTGGTGTGGACCATCATGCAGGACCCAGAGGGCAACGAGTTCTGTGTGGGCAGCCCCAAGGCCTAG